A genomic window from Halobaculum sp. MBLA0147 includes:
- a CDS encoding lysostaphin resistance A-like protein, which produces MSTASDRGLSAAVPDRATARAVLAALGLAVGGLVAGIAGVFTFSTIREAVGIAGTPVGDAFGSGIQLGFGALALVFLAVADDPRRYVGIRWPTLEDVGWTLATPVAITLVGWTFLAIQSALGVETGSHAGSEGILDVGVVFAEQPIVWVLVLGWLFLVAAPMEELLYRGIVQGRVRPHLGTAGTVLVAAAAFGLMHALPVVFGGVAEASLAFLRTAIGGVVWGYAYERTRNLAVTAVAHASVWVVNYEVVLSLV; this is translated from the coding sequence ATGAGTACCGCCTCCGATCGAGGGCTCTCGGCCGCCGTTCCGGATCGTGCGACGGCTCGGGCGGTGCTCGCGGCACTCGGACTCGCCGTCGGCGGGCTCGTCGCGGGCATCGCGGGGGTGTTCACCTTCTCGACGATTCGGGAAGCCGTCGGGATCGCCGGCACACCGGTCGGTGACGCCTTCGGCAGTGGGATTCAGCTCGGCTTCGGTGCACTCGCTCTCGTGTTCCTCGCGGTCGCGGACGACCCGCGACGCTACGTCGGGATTCGGTGGCCGACACTGGAAGACGTCGGCTGGACGCTCGCGACGCCGGTCGCGATCACACTCGTCGGCTGGACCTTCCTCGCGATCCAGTCGGCACTCGGCGTCGAGACCGGTTCGCACGCGGGCTCGGAGGGTATCCTCGACGTCGGTGTCGTCTTCGCGGAGCAGCCGATCGTCTGGGTGCTGGTGCTCGGGTGGCTGTTCCTGGTCGCGGCACCGATGGAGGAACTCCTCTACCGTGGCATCGTCCAGGGACGAGTCCGACCGCACCTCGGGACCGCCGGGACGGTTCTCGTGGCCGCTGCCGCGTTCGGACTGATGCACGCACTGCCAGTGGTGTTCGGCGGTGTCGCCGAGGCGTCGCTCGCGTTCCTCCGCACCGCGATCGGCGGAGTCGTCTGGGGGTACGCCTACGAGCGGACGCGGAACCTCGCCGTGACGGCCGTCGCGCACGCGTCTGTGTGGGTCGTGAACTACGAGGTGGTGCTCTCGCTCGTCTGA